One genomic window of Sulfurovum lithotrophicum includes the following:
- a CDS encoding 30S ribosomal protein S6 modification protein RimK — protein MAKKNKQQKLPKLGLLYLDYVLRFFDKSNFKGWPDKIETVTYHWKNDKDRFVKEVKRKKIDVLIGNIPATAYETFREIARELPHVQFIPSMDTQFSNKSKENVTRFAWKYDIPIPKTYIFYDHDKAEKFINKTSFPKIIKKSYGPSNYGGYFVHKVDSAQEAHNLLAQKKYHPVYMQDFVPMEADVRVMLIGHKPVCAFWRRPPEGEWLTNTSQGGSMDYMDVPKELLDLAVKVSKAANAEYWACDIAVGEDGKYRILECATAFAAFPYIRDWIGQYLMWKFSNGRFPLPNIPLYNWEELGKMDASVLRTLRYITFGRYTPSYDGAFFLDSKTKETEEGEMYLHELDSLYPILLTEDRTKEEWPSEKWNFQDNYGKTIRKVHAQSNPHYNDEDENAESAEQENMIELTEKKVEKLLTSVEGIGKKKAEKIMDKFDTAELVHALETAPEKLVEEISWFKKKFLTKLQEEWKEFKKKL, from the coding sequence ATGGCAAAAAAAAACAAACAGCAAAAACTACCGAAACTGGGACTACTCTATCTTGATTACGTATTGAGATTTTTTGACAAATCGAACTTTAAAGGATGGCCGGACAAAATTGAAACGGTAACGTACCACTGGAAGAACGATAAGGACAGATTTGTCAAAGAGGTGAAGAGAAAGAAGATCGATGTGCTCATCGGTAACATTCCCGCGACGGCGTATGAAACGTTCAGAGAGATCGCCAGAGAGCTGCCGCATGTGCAGTTCATCCCTTCTATGGACACACAGTTCTCGAACAAGTCCAAGGAGAATGTTACACGTTTTGCATGGAAATACGATATACCTATCCCTAAAACATATATTTTTTACGATCATGACAAAGCGGAAAAATTCATTAACAAAACGTCTTTCCCAAAGATCATCAAAAAATCCTATGGCCCGTCAAACTACGGTGGGTACTTCGTACATAAAGTGGACTCTGCCCAGGAAGCACACAACCTTCTTGCACAGAAGAAATATCACCCGGTCTATATGCAGGATTTCGTTCCTATGGAAGCCGATGTCCGTGTGATGCTCATCGGGCACAAGCCTGTGTGTGCTTTCTGGAGAAGACCGCCTGAAGGTGAGTGGCTGACCAACACTTCACAGGGTGGAAGCATGGACTATATGGATGTACCCAAAGAGTTGCTTGACCTTGCCGTTAAAGTTTCCAAAGCTGCCAATGCCGAGTACTGGGCCTGTGATATTGCTGTAGGCGAAGATGGTAAATACCGTATCCTTGAGTGTGCAACGGCATTTGCCGCTTTCCCGTACATCAGGGACTGGATAGGACAGTACCTCATGTGGAAGTTCTCCAACGGAAGATTCCCGTTACCGAATATTCCTCTGTATAACTGGGAAGAGCTTGGAAAGATGGATGCTTCAGTACTCAGAACACTGCGTTACATCACGTTTGGACGTTATACACCGAGTTATGACGGTGCATTCTTCCTTGACAGCAAGACCAAAGAGACAGAAGAGGGAGAAATGTATCTTCATGAGTTGGATTCACTTTACCCGATACTGCTTACAGAGGACAGGACCAAAGAGGAGTGGCCGAGTGAAAAGTGGAATTTCCAGGATAATTACGGTAAGACCATCCGAAAAGTACATGCCCAGAGCAATCCCCACTACAATGATGAAGATGAGAATGCAGAGTCTGCCGAACAGGAGAATATGATTGAACTTACAGAAAAGAAAGTGGAAAAACTTCTGACTTCCGTTGAGGGGATAGGCAAGAAAAAAGCCGAAAAGATCATGGACAAATTCGATACCGCAGAACTGGTACATGCCCTTGAAACTGCTCCTGAAAAGCTTGTAGAAGAGATATCATGGTTCAAGAAAAAGTTCCTGACCAAACTTCAGGAAGAGTGGAAAGAATTCAAAAAGAAACTCTAG
- a CDS encoding M20 family metallopeptidase — translation MGSIDFTELKKIIEINSWTKNKEGVDRNGEIFAYWLEELGYTLTRYPREEIGDHLHLTSTRKEGKKLLLLGHLDTVFPPGTFEKFKEDEAWIYGPGVCDMKGGNYVALEALRNVHRKFGEIHNIDFLLVSDEETGSDDSKHLSARLAKDYDYCMVFEAAGLHNEVVVGRKGVGTFFIDIEGVAAHAGNNYSKGADANLEAAIKLQKLVALTDLEKETTVNVGKISGGIGANTISPHAHLTFELRYTNTHERDRVLKAIDEIVSCAYVDGTESILSGGIQRDVMQPSPAQMTFIDNINDVCDIVLPTEKRGGVSDANIISSQGVATLDGWGPYGDGDHTIHERASKKSFKERISLVTEIFQHFLEGKI, via the coding sequence ATGGGCAGCATCGATTTTACAGAACTCAAAAAGATCATCGAGATCAATTCCTGGACCAAAAACAAAGAGGGTGTAGACCGTAACGGAGAGATCTTCGCCTACTGGCTGGAAGAGCTCGGATATACCCTGACAAGGTACCCCCGCGAAGAGATAGGCGACCACCTGCATCTTACTTCCACACGAAAAGAGGGAAAGAAACTGCTGCTGCTCGGCCATCTCGACACCGTATTCCCTCCCGGTACATTCGAAAAATTCAAAGAAGATGAAGCATGGATATACGGTCCGGGTGTCTGTGATATGAAGGGCGGGAACTATGTAGCGCTTGAGGCACTGAGAAATGTTCACAGAAAATTCGGAGAGATACACAATATCGACTTCCTCCTCGTCAGCGATGAGGAAACAGGCAGTGACGACAGTAAACATCTCTCTGCCAGACTCGCAAAGGATTATGACTACTGTATGGTCTTTGAGGCAGCCGGTCTCCATAATGAAGTTGTAGTGGGAAGGAAAGGGGTCGGTACCTTTTTCATAGACATAGAAGGGGTTGCGGCACATGCAGGAAACAATTACAGCAAAGGTGCCGATGCCAACCTTGAAGCAGCGATAAAACTGCAAAAACTCGTAGCCCTGACAGACCTGGAAAAAGAGACCACAGTGAATGTCGGAAAGATCAGCGGCGGCATAGGTGCCAATACCATATCGCCCCATGCTCATCTGACATTTGAACTGCGCTATACGAATACCCATGAAAGAGACAGAGTACTCAAGGCAATCGATGAAATCGTCTCGTGTGCCTATGTGGACGGTACAGAATCGATACTTTCCGGTGGCATACAAAGAGATGTTATGCAGCCCTCTCCTGCACAAATGACTTTCATAGACAATATCAATGATGTCTGCGATATCGTGTTACCTACAGAAAAACGCGGCGGTGTCAGCGATGCGAACATCATCTCCTCTCAGGGAGTTGCCACACTGGACGGCTGGGGTCCTTACGGTGACGGTGACCATACCATTCACGAGAGGGCTTCCAAAAAGAGCTTCAAAGAACGCATCTCACTTGTAACGGAGATATTTCAACATTTCCTTGAGGGTAAGATCTAA
- the mnmA gene encoding tRNA 2-thiouridine(34) synthase MnmA, with the protein MTKGKVLVGMSGGVDSTVTAVLLQKEGYEVEGVYMRLHDKPGYHEDNWEKVQKVADYLGIKVHFHDLSEAFNANVYEYFVESYKKGLTPNPCVMCNRTIKFGKMVEFADTLGIEFVATGHYLQCDGNYIYAAEDAGKDQSYFLSEVKKEVLPRLLFPLGTWIKDDVKAYAANIDVLKEFATQAESSEICFVENTYDEVLAKHMDIDMPGETVDTQGNVVGTHKGYMHYTIGKRRGFFVNGAHDPHFVIDIKPESNQIVVGTREKLEENAFEVKQINLFEDLVEFDCEVKVRYRTRAVPCHVKIKGERATVVLTEPVFGLAKEQVAAFYDGRRLLGGGVIC; encoded by the coding sequence ATGACAAAAGGAAAAGTTCTGGTAGGAATGAGCGGTGGGGTGGACTCTACTGTGACAGCCGTGCTACTGCAAAAAGAAGGCTATGAGGTTGAGGGTGTCTACATGAGACTGCATGACAAGCCCGGGTACCATGAAGATAACTGGGAAAAAGTACAAAAGGTCGCCGACTATCTCGGGATCAAAGTGCATTTTCATGACCTGAGCGAAGCATTCAATGCCAATGTCTATGAGTATTTTGTAGAGAGCTATAAAAAGGGATTGACACCCAACCCCTGCGTGATGTGCAACCGTACCATCAAATTTGGGAAAATGGTCGAGTTCGCCGACACATTGGGTATTGAATTTGTTGCAACGGGACATTACTTGCAATGTGATGGAAATTATATATATGCGGCAGAAGATGCAGGTAAAGATCAGAGCTATTTTCTTTCGGAAGTAAAAAAAGAGGTCCTGCCAAGGCTTCTCTTCCCGCTTGGTACATGGATCAAGGATGATGTCAAAGCATATGCTGCCAATATTGACGTACTCAAAGAGTTCGCGACACAGGCGGAAAGCAGTGAGATCTGTTTTGTGGAAAATACCTATGACGAAGTGCTGGCAAAGCATATGGATATAGATATGCCCGGAGAAACGGTTGACACGCAGGGCAATGTCGTCGGAACACATAAAGGCTACATGCACTATACCATCGGCAAAAGAAGGGGCTTTTTTGTCAACGGCGCCCATGATCCGCACTTCGTTATAGACATCAAACCCGAAAGCAACCAGATCGTGGTGGGTACACGTGAAAAACTGGAAGAGAATGCCTTCGAGGTCAAGCAGATCAACCTTTTTGAAGACCTTGTAGAGTTCGACTGCGAAGTGAAGGTACGTTACCGTACGAGAGCAGTACCCTGTCATGTCAAGATAAAGGGAGAGCGAGCCACCGTTGTACTGACTGAACCGGTTTTTGGACTGGCAAAAGAGCAGGTCGCAGCATTTTATGATGGCAGAAGACTATTGGGCGGCGGAGTGATCTGTTAA
- a CDS encoding ATP-grasp domain-containing protein, whose amino-acid sequence MAREIGMWLYSNGGGDKIQKKIVKKLKERDIETVTDINLRHAVAKNGHILHDKLKIDELDLFFSYNAGEQTQYQVFLYQALNRVMPMINTYDAFALTEDKFQTSFLLRQHGVATPSFKLCHRDDGHELKKIIKKWDKMVYKPTDGWGGVGLTKIESEATLDTLLPFLNQMDLRFFYVEKFVKYDNTDFRVDIVDGEFVGCYGRKASGTDWRTNVTSGGSVFMREPNDDIINLAKKAAKVCGTDIAGVDIIYDLEREEYVVLEVNGIPAFATPEQEKMGLNFNDKKIDLIVDLIDRKTKK is encoded by the coding sequence ATGGCCAGAGAAATCGGTATGTGGTTGTACAGTAATGGCGGTGGCGACAAGATCCAGAAAAAGATCGTAAAAAAGCTTAAAGAGAGGGATATTGAGACGGTAACAGATATAAATCTGCGACATGCAGTTGCGAAGAACGGGCATATCCTTCATGATAAATTAAAAATAGATGAACTTGATCTCTTTTTCTCTTATAATGCCGGAGAACAGACACAGTACCAGGTCTTTCTTTACCAGGCACTCAACAGGGTGATGCCTATGATCAATACGTATGATGCCTTTGCTTTGACAGAAGACAAGTTCCAAACTTCTTTTCTTCTCAGACAGCATGGTGTTGCTACGCCGAGTTTCAAGCTCTGCCACAGAGATGACGGACATGAACTCAAAAAGATCATCAAAAAGTGGGACAAAATGGTCTATAAGCCTACAGACGGCTGGGGCGGTGTAGGGCTGACCAAGATCGAAAGTGAAGCGACACTTGATACCCTGCTTCCCTTCCTCAACCAGATGGACCTTCGTTTCTTCTATGTGGAAAAATTCGTCAAGTATGACAATACCGATTTCCGTGTAGACATTGTAGATGGAGAGTTTGTGGGATGTTACGGAAGAAAAGCAAGTGGAACGGACTGGCGTACGAACGTGACAAGCGGTGGTTCTGTCTTTATGCGTGAGCCTAACGACGATATTATCAATCTTGCGAAAAAGGCTGCAAAGGTCTGCGGTACCGATATTGCAGGAGTGGATATCATTTATGATCTTGAACGTGAAGAGTACGTGGTGCTGGAAGTGAATGGCATTCCCGCGTTTGCGACACCGGAACAGGAGAAGATGGGACTGAACTTCAATGATAAAAAGATCGACCTGATCGTAGATCTGATCGACAGAAAAACAAAAAAATAA
- a CDS encoding phosphoribosyltransferase — MRCYSCSKLSLDILCKQCRETLFVPTVRTRTVGTLDVISFFRYATLESLLHTKHKPEGYRIFKKLGKLFFRPFIKEFIENDEGRVFIVGIDEYVRNGYSHVALLTRAMKCKQALPQHASLLAKNRVNYSGKPLQYRLDHPRDFVYTGKRGVDVILVDDIITTGITLQEAQKVLIQHDVNVLFALTLADVEESQGCITTHHKS; from the coding sequence ATGCGTTGCTATAGCTGTTCAAAACTCAGTCTCGATATTCTTTGCAAACAGTGTCGGGAGACGCTGTTCGTTCCTACAGTCAGGACCAGAACGGTCGGCACGCTGGATGTCATCAGTTTTTTCAGATATGCCACACTGGAGAGCCTGCTTCATACCAAGCACAAGCCCGAAGGCTACCGTATTTTTAAAAAACTGGGAAAACTCTTTTTTAGGCCTTTTATCAAAGAGTTCATTGAAAACGATGAGGGGAGAGTGTTTATTGTCGGTATAGATGAATATGTCAGGAATGGTTATTCGCACGTTGCATTGCTGACACGGGCGATGAAATGTAAACAGGCTTTGCCACAGCATGCTTCACTGTTGGCAAAAAACAGGGTAAACTACTCGGGGAAGCCACTGCAATACCGTCTGGACCACCCCAGGGATTTTGTCTATACCGGGAAAAGAGGTGTGGATGTTATATTGGTGGACGATATCATCACTACGGGGATAACACTTCAGGAGGCACAAAAGGTGCTGATACAACATGATGTCAATGTATTGTTCGCTCTGACTCTTGCTGATGTAGAAGAGTCCCAAGGGTGCATAACCACGCACCATAAAAGTTAG
- the lepA gene encoding translation elongation factor 4, producing MTKKVPQENIRNFSIIAHIDHGKSTLADRIIQECGAVSDRQMSAQVMDTMDIEKERGITIKAQSVRLDYIKDGEHYILNLIDTPGHVDFSYEVSRSLASCEGALLIVDAAQGVEAQTIANVYIAIENDLELLPVVNKIDLPAADPDRVLSELEEAIGIDATEHALVSAKTGQGVPELIDMIVERIPAPKGDINAPTKALIYDSWFDNYLGALALVRVFEGKIEKGQKIKIMGTKEEHQVLDLMYPNPIKPVKTNEISTGEVGLVVTGLKTVEALQVGDTITDAKNPTAEAIGGFEPAKPFVFAGIYPIETDKFEDLRDALNKLKLNDSSLSFEPESSMALGSGFRTGFLGMLHMEVIKERLEREFNLELIATAPTVVYKVKKTDGEEIEIQNPSELPEPQKIDTIYEPYVKATILTPQEYVGNLIKLLNDRRGIQIKMDYLNETRVLMEYDIPMNEIVMDFYDKLKSTTKGYASFDYEPIGFRPGNLVKLDIRVAGEVVDSLSIIVPEDKARTRGLAFVGQLKELIPRQLFEVAIQASIGNNVIARSNVKSMGKNVTAKCYGGDITRKRKLLEKQKAGKKRMKAIGKVQVPQEAFMAVLKLDS from the coding sequence GTGACAAAAAAAGTACCACAGGAGAATATCCGTAACTTCTCCATCATCGCTCATATCGACCATGGTAAATCCACCCTGGCTGACCGTATCATACAAGAATGCGGGGCGGTCTCTGACAGACAGATGTCCGCGCAGGTAATGGATACGATGGATATAGAGAAAGAGCGTGGTATCACCATCAAGGCACAGTCGGTACGTCTGGACTATATCAAAGACGGTGAGCACTACATCCTTAACCTCATTGACACTCCGGGCCACGTTGACTTCTCTTATGAAGTAAGCCGTTCTCTGGCTTCGTGTGAAGGGGCGCTTCTCATTGTTGATGCGGCACAGGGGGTGGAGGCACAGACCATTGCCAATGTTTACATCGCCATAGAGAATGACCTGGAACTTTTGCCGGTCGTGAATAAGATCGACCTGCCTGCAGCCGATCCTGACAGAGTACTCTCCGAGCTTGAAGAAGCCATAGGCATAGATGCAACGGAGCATGCTCTGGTCTCTGCCAAAACAGGGCAGGGTGTCCCGGAACTGATCGATATGATCGTGGAACGTATTCCGGCACCTAAGGGCGATATCAATGCACCGACCAAAGCACTCATCTATGACAGCTGGTTTGACAACTATCTGGGTGCGCTGGCACTGGTACGCGTCTTTGAAGGGAAAATAGAGAAGGGGCAGAAAATAAAGATCATGGGAACAAAAGAGGAGCATCAGGTACTTGACCTGATGTATCCCAACCCGATCAAACCTGTCAAGACCAACGAGATCTCCACTGGAGAGGTAGGGCTCGTCGTGACAGGACTCAAAACGGTCGAAGCACTTCAGGTGGGTGATACGATTACGGATGCCAAGAACCCTACGGCAGAGGCTATCGGTGGTTTTGAACCTGCCAAACCCTTTGTCTTTGCAGGTATCTACCCGATAGAAACGGACAAGTTCGAAGACCTTCGTGATGCACTCAACAAACTTAAGCTCAATGACTCTTCACTGAGCTTTGAGCCGGAAAGTTCCATGGCACTGGGTTCCGGTTTCAGAACGGGTTTCCTTGGAATGCTGCACATGGAAGTGATCAAAGAGCGTCTGGAGAGAGAGTTCAATCTCGAGCTCATCGCTACGGCTCCTACGGTCGTTTACAAGGTCAAGAAGACCGACGGTGAAGAGATTGAGATACAGAACCCTTCGGAACTGCCTGAACCGCAAAAGATCGATACGATTTACGAACCTTATGTCAAAGCGACCATTCTGACACCGCAGGAGTATGTGGGCAATCTCATCAAACTGCTGAACGACCGTCGCGGGATACAGATAAAAATGGATTATCTGAACGAGACGCGTGTATTGATGGAGTATGATATCCCCATGAACGAGATCGTAATGGATTTTTATGACAAACTCAAATCCACCACCAAAGGCTATGCAAGTTTTGACTATGAACCCATCGGTTTCAGGCCGGGAAATTTGGTGAAGCTTGACATCAGGGTAGCAGGAGAAGTGGTGGACTCTCTCTCGATCATCGTACCCGAGGACAAAGCGCGAACCAGAGGCCTGGCTTTTGTCGGCCAGCTAAAAGAACTCATCCCGAGACAACTTTTTGAAGTGGCGATCCAGGCGAGTATCGGCAACAATGTCATCGCGCGCTCCAACGTCAAGTCCATGGGCAAGAACGTGACCGCCAAATGTTACGGAGGGGACATCACCCGTAAACGTAAACTGCTTGAGAAACAGAAAGCAGGTAAGAAGCGTATGAAAGCCATCGGTAAGGTACAGGTACCGCAGGAGGCATTCATGGCTGTCCTGAAGCTGGACAGCTAA
- a CDS encoding ribose-phosphate pyrophosphokinase, giving the protein MSGYMIFSGTANPELSQEIANYLEMPLSQAKINRFSDGEINVQISESVRGKDVFIVQPTSAPANANLMELLIMTDALKRSSAKSITAVVPYYGYARQDRKAAPRVPISAKLVANLMETAGITRMVTVDLHASQIQGFFDIPVDNLYGAILFMDYIKAKNFKNPIIASPDIGGVARARYFANKLGLDMVIVDKRREKANESEVMNIIGDVEGKDVILIDDMVDTAGTMVKAAAALKNLGATSVMACCTHPVLSGPAFDRLEKGELDELVVANTIPMTRPCTKIKMLSTASMLGEVIRRVHNNESVNSLFETN; this is encoded by the coding sequence ATGAGCGGATATATGATCTTTTCCGGAACAGCGAACCCTGAACTCTCGCAAGAGATAGCCAATTACCTTGAAATGCCTCTTTCGCAGGCAAAGATCAATCGTTTCTCTGATGGTGAGATCAATGTTCAGATATCTGAAAGTGTACGCGGGAAGGATGTCTTCATTGTCCAGCCAACCTCAGCACCGGCCAATGCGAATCTGATGGAACTGCTTATCATGACGGATGCATTGAAGCGTTCTTCAGCCAAATCCATCACGGCGGTCGTTCCGTATTACGGTTATGCAAGACAGGACAGAAAGGCGGCACCGAGAGTACCTATCTCTGCCAAACTGGTAGCGAACCTGATGGAGACAGCGGGTATCACGCGTATGGTCACTGTCGACCTGCATGCTTCACAGATCCAGGGTTTTTTCGATATTCCGGTAGATAACCTCTATGGAGCGATTTTGTTTATGGATTACATCAAAGCGAAGAATTTCAAGAATCCTATTATTGCCTCTCCGGATATCGGCGGTGTGGCAAGAGCCAGATATTTTGCCAATAAGCTGGGACTCGATATGGTCATTGTCGATAAACGTCGTGAAAAGGCAAACGAGTCCGAAGTAATGAACATCATCGGTGATGTGGAAGGTAAAGATGTTATCCTTATCGACGATATGGTCGATACGGCAGGGACTATGGTCAAAGCGGCAGCGGCACTGAAGAATCTTGGTGCGACCTCTGTTATGGCCTGCTGTACGCATCCGGTACTCTCCGGGCCGGCATTCGATCGCCTTGAAAAGGGTGAGCTCGATGAGCTTGTTGTGGCAAATACCATACCGATGACCAGACCCTGTACGAAGATCAAGATGCTCTCTACAGCTTCCATGCTCGGGGAAGTGATCAGAAGAGTACACAACAATGAGAGTGTTAATTCTCTTTTTGAGACGAACTAA
- a CDS encoding DUF2062 domain-containing protein: protein MIRKVFRKKKNTGGKQNKIDAFLEKYHLPKDYLGINRRSVTRGVGIGLFWGFIPMPMQMAAVLATTPFIRFNVPIAISMVWLSNPFTMPPMYYMEYLTGNFLLGREGIHNVELTVEWFKNNLGDIFLPLYVGTAFYSIVVSGLIYLGLNWLWIHSVRKEKAEKDIARKKRREEKKRKKQEKSKNKRFCLTSSQEHDPQIKKKP, encoded by the coding sequence ATGATAAGAAAAGTTTTTAGAAAGAAGAAGAATACGGGCGGAAAGCAAAACAAGATCGATGCCTTTTTGGAAAAATACCATCTTCCCAAAGACTATCTTGGTATCAACCGCCGTTCGGTCACACGCGGTGTAGGCATTGGGCTTTTCTGGGGCTTCATTCCCATGCCTATGCAGATGGCCGCCGTACTGGCCACGACACCGTTCATCCGTTTCAATGTACCCATCGCTATCTCCATGGTCTGGCTCAGCAATCCTTTTACCATGCCGCCGATGTACTACATGGAGTACCTCACGGGAAACTTTTTGCTCGGACGGGAAGGGATACACAATGTCGAACTGACGGTAGAGTGGTTCAAGAACAACCTTGGCGATATCTTCTTACCCCTCTATGTTGGTACAGCATTCTACTCCATTGTCGTATCGGGTTTGATCTACCTTGGATTGAACTGGCTATGGATACACTCAGTCAGAAAAGAGAAAGCCGAAAAGGATATTGCACGCAAAAAGCGCAGGGAAGAAAAAAAGCGTAAAAAACAGGAAAAGTCTAAAAATAAACGCTTCTGTTTGACCTCATCACAGGAACATGACCCGCAGATAAAAAAGAAACCGTAG
- a CDS encoding SIR2 family NAD-dependent protein deacylase — MYEKEIEEAKKILNDANALFITAGAGMGVDSGLPDFRGVEGFWNAYPKVKELGLRFEEMANPEWFENDPHLAWAFYGHRLQLYRETEPHEGFKKLLHLSNTKKYGSFVFTSNVDGQFQKAGFSEERIMECHGSIHHLQCIDNCQGMIWSAEDIQIEITDDFRAKDPLPVCPFCGTMARPNILMFGDYGWEYARTDGQRERLALWLDRLEEGGKPAIIEMGAGTAVPTVRNTSEQMTDRFDVPLIRINPRESIGAQIALPMGALEALNRIIP, encoded by the coding sequence ATGTACGAAAAAGAGATTGAAGAAGCAAAAAAGATTTTGAATGATGCCAATGCACTTTTCATTACTGCCGGTGCCGGGATGGGTGTGGACAGCGGCCTGCCGGATTTCAGAGGAGTGGAAGGTTTCTGGAATGCTTATCCGAAGGTAAAAGAACTGGGCTTACGGTTTGAGGAGATGGCCAATCCGGAGTGGTTTGAGAACGATCCTCATCTGGCCTGGGCATTTTACGGACACAGGCTCCAGCTTTACCGTGAGACCGAGCCGCACGAAGGGTTCAAAAAACTGCTTCATCTGTCTAATACTAAAAAATATGGAAGTTTTGTTTTTACCTCCAATGTCGATGGGCAGTTCCAGAAAGCAGGCTTTTCCGAAGAGCGGATTATGGAGTGTCACGGTTCCATTCATCATCTGCAATGTATAGACAATTGTCAGGGAATGATATGGAGTGCCGAGGATATACAGATAGAGATCACGGATGATTTCAGAGCGAAAGATCCTCTGCCGGTCTGTCCGTTCTGTGGCACTATGGCACGGCCCAATATCCTGATGTTCGGTGATTATGGCTGGGAGTATGCCCGGACGGATGGACAGAGAGAACGATTGGCCCTGTGGCTTGACAGACTGGAAGAAGGTGGAAAACCGGCGATCATCGAAATGGGTGCCGGAACAGCCGTCCCCACGGTGAGGAACACTTCCGAACAGATGACAGACAGATTCGATGTTCCGCTCATACGTATCAACCCAAGAGAGAGCATTGGTGCACAGATAGCATTGCCTATGGGTGCGCTTGAGGCTCTAAATCGGATCATACCGTAG